In a genomic window of Deltaproteobacteria bacterium:
- a CDS encoding threonylcarbamoyl-AMP synthase — translation MATILNGFDPRAIEIAAAALRAGKLVAFPTETVYGLGADALNERAVAQVFAAKNRPHFDPLIVHLPDAATVSLYAAAIPPRAALLMERFWPGPLTVVLPKTLLIPDLVTAGLDSVALRVPSHPVALALLQAVARPIAAPSANPFGYVSPTTATHVQELLGEAIPLIVDGGPCAVGVESTVCAFLGDDAVILRPGGVASEAIEAVIGPVRFGAAGRVDARSPGTLPRHYSPHVKLQLLAPGVPIPPPQSGEKVGVLLFTEHHLAPGYAEVMLLSHDGNLAEAAVHLFSALRRMDSLSLDRVLVESVPEHGLGRAIMDRLRRAAARD, via the coding sequence ATGGCAACGATTCTCAATGGTTTTGACCCACGCGCGATCGAAATCGCTGCGGCGGCACTGCGCGCCGGTAAACTTGTGGCGTTCCCCACCGAGACGGTGTACGGCTTGGGCGCGGATGCGCTGAATGAGCGTGCCGTTGCGCAAGTGTTTGCGGCAAAAAACCGCCCTCATTTCGATCCGCTGATCGTCCACCTGCCGGATGCGGCAACTGTCTCACTGTATGCTGCGGCGATTCCTCCGCGTGCAGCGCTGTTGATGGAGCGCTTCTGGCCGGGACCGCTCACCGTCGTCTTGCCGAAGACGCTGCTCATTCCTGACCTCGTCACTGCCGGGCTCGATTCCGTGGCCCTGCGTGTCCCGTCGCATCCGGTGGCATTAGCTTTATTGCAGGCAGTGGCAAGGCCGATCGCCGCACCGAGCGCCAATCCTTTCGGTTATGTCAGCCCGACGACCGCTACGCATGTGCAGGAACTGCTGGGCGAGGCGATCCCGCTGATTGTCGATGGTGGACCTTGCGCGGTCGGGGTCGAGTCTACCGTCTGCGCATTCCTTGGCGACGACGCGGTAATTTTGCGACCTGGCGGAGTGGCGAGCGAGGCCATCGAGGCTGTGATCGGTCCGGTGCGATTCGGCGCTGCTGGGCGCGTGGACGCCCGTTCTCCCGGCACCTTGCCGCGTCATTATTCTCCGCATGTCAAATTGCAATTACTCGCCCCAGGCGTGCCGATCCCCCCGCCGCAGTCTGGCGAGAAAGTCGGAGTGTTGCTCTTTACCGAGCACCACCTTGCTCCGGGCTACGCTGAGGTAATGCTGCTGTCGCACGATGGCAACCTCGCCGAAGCCGCTGTGCATCTCTTTTCCGCGCTGCGACGGATGGACAGCTTGAGCTTAGATCGGGTGCTGGTCGAGTCGGTCCCCGAACACGGGCTGGGTCGGGCGATTATGGACCGTTTGCGCCGCGCCGCCGCCCGCGACTGA
- a CDS encoding FAD:protein FMN transferase yields MNNARKRSTWRLGVVGASVCVLVWTSYALGCSSDGRYLMGTVLEITLCDPSSNIPQQTMDGIFASVARLETLLSTFSPDSAVSLLNAHAGQGPRTVPPEVTDLLTQSRHYWHLTRGTFDITIGPLLHAWNTAGTTHTLPSPTALRRLKTKVGSEKIAILADGRVALASVGMSIDLGGIAKGYALDQAAHELKVRGIAHALLDFGQSSIWALGAPADAPRWRLLVQRPDGREVGVIALHDQALSISASFSQRSTIQGRHYGHILDPRSGQPLQRDLLACVIAPNATQAEALSKALLILGEKEGIALLERLPGVEGLLNETQGRQWMTSGWQRATAFAARP; encoded by the coding sequence GTGAACAACGCGCGGAAACGGTCAACTTGGCGTCTTGGTGTCGTGGGCGCGAGTGTCTGCGTTCTCGTCTGGACCTCATACGCCCTAGGGTGCAGCAGCGATGGCCGTTACCTCATGGGCACGGTGTTGGAGATCACGCTCTGCGACCCCTCCAGCAACATACCGCAGCAGACGATGGATGGCATTTTTGCCTCGGTTGCTCGGTTGGAGACCCTACTCTCGACGTTTTCCCCAGACAGCGCGGTCAGCCTGCTCAATGCCCATGCCGGGCAAGGCCCGCGCACGGTCCCGCCGGAAGTCACCGATCTCCTTACCCAGTCTCGACACTATTGGCACCTGACCCGCGGCACGTTCGACATCACCATCGGCCCACTACTGCACGCCTGGAACACAGCCGGTACGACACACACCCTGCCCTCTCCAACCGCTCTTCGTCGTCTCAAGACCAAAGTCGGTAGCGAGAAGATCGCAATTCTTGCCGACGGTCGAGTCGCGCTCGCCAGCGTCGGCATGTCGATCGACCTCGGCGGGATCGCTAAAGGATACGCTCTCGATCAGGCTGCACATGAGTTGAAAGTTCGCGGCATCGCTCATGCTTTGCTGGACTTTGGCCAGAGCAGTATCTGGGCGCTCGGCGCTCCCGCCGATGCTCCCCGGTGGCGACTCCTCGTCCAACGACCGGACGGTCGAGAGGTCGGGGTGATTGCTCTCCATGACCAGGCGCTCTCGATTTCCGCGAGTTTCAGTCAGCGGTCCACGATCCAGGGACGGCACTATGGCCATATTCTCGATCCGCGCAGCGGGCAGCCGCTACAACGCGACCTCCTTGCCTGTGTCATCGCCCCGAACGCTACCCAAGCCGAAGCGCTGAGCAAAGCGTTATTGATTTTAGGGGAGAAGGAAGGCATCGCTTTGCTAGAACGCCTCCCCGGGGTCGAAGGATTGCTGAACGAGACGCAAGGTCGGCAGTGGATGACGAGCGGTTGGCAACGCGCGACAGCGTTCGCTGCGCGCCCGTGA
- the crcB gene encoding fluoride efflux transporter CrcB, with translation MEYILIGLGGILGANARYLVAGWATRQFGVGFPYGTFLINLSGSVVIGIFMALMARYPSQHNLRLFFAVGFLGAYTTFSTFSFESLQMLQQGRPMLAFLYVVGSAALGIFGAWLGFLLGRSL, from the coding sequence GTGGAATATATTCTTATTGGACTCGGCGGGATTCTGGGAGCAAACGCTCGCTATCTGGTCGCCGGTTGGGCGACGCGGCAGTTTGGGGTGGGATTTCCCTACGGTACGTTTCTCATCAATCTCAGCGGCAGTGTCGTGATCGGGATTTTCATGGCCCTCATGGCTCGCTACCCGTCGCAACACAACCTCCGCTTGTTCTTTGCCGTCGGTTTTCTGGGCGCTTACACCACCTTCTCCACCTTTTCGTTCGAGTCGTTACAAATGCTCCAGCAGGGACGCCCAATGCTCGCGTTCCTCTACGTCGTCGGCAGCGCCGCGCTCGGAATCTTCGGCGCTTGGCTAGGGTTTCTCCTGGGTCGCTCGTTGTAA
- a CDS encoding IS630 family transposase, which produces MLIYQDEMEIHRHPALTRMWAPVGQQPAIPAPGQNEKRVVYGGVDYRTGKLTYTIAERKCGVSFLAFLAVLLAAYAGRKIRLVCDNGRFHTTKAVQQFLTAQHDKIEVYWLPPYCPSLNLIERLWGHLKRTVLANVLYATIADLVTAFRKGARRVTSTRERMKFMFTHEQDDPAPSPPVYQLAA; this is translated from the coding sequence GTGCTGATCTATCAAGACGAGATGGAAATCCATCGGCATCCGGCGCTGACGCGGATGTGGGCACCCGTGGGGCAGCAACCGGCCATTCCTGCGCCCGGCCAGAACGAGAAGCGGGTGGTCTATGGGGGCGTGGATTACCGGACGGGCAAACTGACGTACACGATTGCGGAGCGCAAATGTGGGGTGTCCTTTCTGGCCTTCTTGGCGGTGTTACTTGCGGCCTATGCTGGGCGCAAGATTCGACTGGTGTGTGACAATGGGCGATTCCATACCACCAAGGCCGTCCAGCAGTTCTTGACGGCGCAGCACGACAAGATCGAAGTGTATTGGTTACCTCCTTATTGTCCCAGCCTCAATTTGATCGAACGCTTGTGGGGCCACCTCAAGCGCACCGTGTTAGCTAATGTTTTGTACGCGACCATCGCGGATCTTGTGACCGCCTTCCGGAAAGGGGCCCGGCGGGTTACAAGCACCCGCGAGCGGATGAAATTTATGTTTACCCACGAGCAGGACGACCCCGCTCCGTCTCCTCCCGTGTACCAACTCGCAGCCTAA
- a CDS encoding FMN-binding protein — protein MALASLFKCSAVLVCAILLGLLCSQGQAQAKVFHSREEALALAFADADRQKTKTFFLSEEEVQRVAALATAPVDSKLATFYVGYKAGQIVGYAFIETHLVRTLPEAFLIVLSPAGVVQKLFVLAFYEPEEYLPSERWLRQFDQKALGPELQLRRDIHGVAGATLSSRAITNGVRRVLALFQILIQERK, from the coding sequence TTGGCGTTGGCTTCGCTTTTTAAGTGCAGCGCAGTACTGGTCTGCGCTATACTTCTGGGCTTGCTGTGTTCACAGGGGCAAGCCCAAGCAAAAGTCTTCCATTCGCGGGAAGAGGCGCTGGCGCTCGCGTTCGCGGACGCAGACCGACAGAAAACCAAGACGTTCTTTCTGTCGGAGGAGGAGGTCCAACGCGTCGCCGCCCTCGCTACAGCTCCCGTCGATTCTAAGCTTGCGACATTTTACGTCGGCTATAAAGCCGGACAAATTGTCGGCTATGCATTCATTGAAACCCATTTAGTGCGGACCCTCCCCGAAGCCTTCCTCATCGTTCTCAGTCCCGCCGGTGTGGTGCAAAAACTGTTCGTCCTTGCGTTTTACGAACCTGAAGAGTATCTCCCTTCTGAGCGCTGGCTTCGGCAGTTCGATCAGAAAGCTCTAGGACCGGAGTTGCAACTGCGACGAGATATTCATGGGGTAGCCGGAGCGACCCTCTCCTCTCGCGCCATTACTAACGGCGTGCGTAGAGTCCTGGCGCTCTTCCAAATCCTGATTCAAGAAAGAAAATAG
- a CDS encoding helix-turn-helix domain-containing protein, translated as MATTSVKKKPAAAAPKKKASSGAGSGSNGGKVSLPDVMTMGQAAATLGVSRQAIWHAVNRGRLRALRFQHVVLIPKGALDEYQRTKSKGGRPKKKPEGRSR; from the coding sequence ATGGCGACGACAAGCGTGAAAAAGAAACCTGCAGCGGCGGCACCGAAGAAAAAGGCGAGCAGCGGCGCTGGCAGCGGCAGCAATGGCGGCAAGGTGTCGCTGCCCGACGTGATGACAATGGGACAGGCGGCGGCAACCCTTGGGGTGAGCCGTCAGGCGATATGGCATGCCGTGAATCGCGGGCGGTTGCGCGCGCTTCGCTTTCAGCATGTGGTGTTGATTCCCAAAGGGGCGCTTGACGAATATCAACGCACAAAAAGCAAAGGCGGGCGTCCGAAGAAAAAACCCGAGGGCCGCAGCCGCTAG
- a CDS encoding IS630 family transposase → MGMWALSEEEWEALDRARFGTSEAQVFRNATIILMTAAGRAKAGIAQDLGCSRATVDNVRQRYRQRGLAGLRRGTPPGRRSRATAAYRAALREALQTPPAQLGYGFSVWSVARVGQHLQKTMGVRFSADHLRRLVHAEGFSFQRPKHTLKGKRDEAAYAAARQELQDWEKKPSPRAQTSC, encoded by the coding sequence ATGGGGATGTGGGCATTGAGTGAGGAAGAATGGGAAGCGTTGGATCGCGCTCGCTTTGGCACGTCGGAAGCGCAGGTCTTTCGGAATGCCACGATTATTCTAATGACGGCGGCGGGGCGAGCGAAAGCGGGGATCGCGCAGGATCTGGGATGTAGTCGGGCGACGGTCGACAATGTCCGTCAGCGTTATCGCCAGCGAGGGCTGGCCGGACTGCGGCGCGGGACACCGCCAGGGCGGCGCTCACGGGCCACAGCGGCGTATCGGGCAGCGTTACGCGAGGCGTTGCAAACACCGCCGGCGCAGCTGGGCTATGGCTTTAGCGTGTGGTCGGTGGCGCGAGTCGGCCAGCACCTGCAGAAAACTATGGGGGTGAGGTTCAGTGCGGATCACTTGCGCCGCTTGGTGCACGCCGAAGGTTTCTCCTTTCAGCGCCCCAAACACACGCTCAAGGGCAAACGAGATGAAGCTGCCTACGCGGCCGCGCGTCAGGAGCTGCAAGACTGGGAAAAAAAGCCCTCGCCGAGGGCGCAGACTTCGTGCTGA